The Sinomonas sp. P10A9 genome contains the following window.
GCCTCCTCGCTGTGCGGATCCCGCCGCCGGACCGGTACGTTCTCGAGCACCTCAACAACCGCGAGAAGCTCACGTTCAGCCAGAACCCGCACGGTTCCGTCACAGACCTCATTGCGGACTGCTCGCTCGCAGCGATCGACCGTCTCGTCCCCACCGAACTCCCGTGGGACCGCGCGGCGTTCGACGCACTCTTCGACGATGTCCGCGCCGAGCTCATCGACACCGTCTTCAAGGTCACGGCGATCGTCGAGCAGGTCCTCGCGGCCTCGGCGCGCATCGCCAAGGCGCTCAAGGGCACCACGAGCCTCGCGCTCATCAGCGCGCTGAATGACATCAAGGCCCAGCTCGAGCAGCTCGTGTACCCGGGCTTTGTAGCACAGACGGGCTACGCTCAGCTCGAGCACCTGCCGCGGTACCTCCGCGCGATCGAGCGGCGGCTCGAGAAGCTGCCCACGAACGTCCAGCGCGACGCCGTCGCCATGGCTGCTGTCCAGGCCCTCGAGGACGACTACGACGACGCGGTCGCCGCGCTCGCACCAACGGGACGCAGTCAGGGGCTGCTCGAGCAGGTCCGCTGGATGATCGAGGAGCTCCGGGTGAGCCTCTTCGCCGTCGAACTCGGCACGGCCGGGAGGGTCTCGGAGAAGCGAGTCCGGCAGGCCCTCGGCGAGGCGCTCGCCCCAGCCTGACGGGATGAGGCACCTCGGCGAGGCGAGGCTAGGCGGCGGGGACGTTCTCGCCGTGTCCAGCGGCGCGCAGGGCCTCACGGATCTTCTCGGCCGCGGCGTCCATGACGGCGGGATCCGGGTTCTGCTGGACCTTCTTGAAGTCGTACTCGGCCTCGGAGAACGACGGCCACACGTGCAGGTGCAGATGATTGATCTCGAAGCCCGCGATGATCACGCCGGCGCGCGGAGCACCGAAGGCTTCCATCTGTGCCCGGCCGATGGTCTGCGCGACGAGCGTGACCTTCGCGAGAAGCTCGGGCGAGGCATCGGTCCACTTGTCGACCTCCGCGCGCGGTACCACGAGCGCGTGCCCGTCCGCGAGGGGGCCGATGCTCAGGAAGGCGACGACGTCCGGGTCCTTCCAGACGAAGCGTCCGGGCAGCTCGCCCTCGATGATCCGGGTGAACAGCGTGCTCATGGCTCTCCTGTCAGGTATGTTCTGGGTGCCCGCCGTGCGCGAGTCCCGCGTCGCGGTGGCCGAAACAAGGTCTGCGCGGATCTTGTCCGCGCCCGGGATGACGGGCCGTCCGGGGTTCATCGGTCCGACGCTATCGCATCCGGTCCGGCAGCCGCGCCGGGGCCGTCCCCCACGGCCACGGGCCGGGATGGGTCACGGGACCATTGCGAGAACGATCCGGGGTACAACGCCGCGTCGATGCCCGCGATGGCCAGCGCCGCGACGTCGTGCGCCGCAGTGACGCCCGAGCCGCAGTAGACAGCCACCGGTTCCCCGGCCACGGCCCCGAGGCGCGCGTACCGCTCGCGCAGGGCCTCGGCTGGCAGGAACGTCCCGTCCGGGGCGAGGTTGCCCGACGTCGGCGCGCTCACAGCGCCGGGGATGTGTCCCGCGCGCGGGTCCACGGGCTCGACGTCGCCCCGGTAGCGTTCGGCCGCGCGCGCGTCGAGGAGGACACCGCCGATCCCGGAGGGCCGCGGTGCGGCGAAGGCGGCCGCCGCGGCCGCGTCGATCCGCGGCATGTGCCCCTCGCCGAGCGTGACCGTGCCGGGCTCGGCCTCACGGCGGCCGGCCTCGAGCTCCCCGCCGGCTCGTGTCCATGCCGCGAGGCCGCCGTCAAGGATCCGCACCTGGGCGAGGCCTGCGTCGCGCAGCATCCACCACGCACGCGCCGCTGCCTGGCCCGAGGTCGCGTCGTACACGACCACCGCGTCGCCGTCGTCGATCCCCCACCGACGCGCCGAGTCCTCGAGGGCCTCCCTCGTCGGGAGGGGGTGGCGCCCGCCCGCGGCCTCCTCTGCGCTCCCGGGGGCCACCGGTGCGGCAAGCTCCGTCTCGAGGTCGGCGAACACGGCGCCCGGGATGTGCCCCGCCTCGTATTCCCCGCGGCCATCCGGGCCGCCCAGGGCCCACCGCACGTCAAGCACCACGATCGGCGTGCCGGCCGCGAGGAGTGCTGCGAGATCATCCGCCGCCAAGAGAACCTGTTCTGCGCCCATGACCCCACCCTAGCCGCGCCACCGCGCGGGGGGCACGGCGGAGAGGCACGTGCACGAGACGGATACGCTGTCCGAATGGACCCCCGCGCCGCCAGCCACGACCCCTCTGACCGCGCCGTGCCAGACCGCGCCCTGCCCGATCGCGCCCTGCCAGACCGCGCCTGGGCCAACGAGGCGATCCGCCGCCTCGAGGCCGACGCACATCGCAGCGCCGACACCCATCTGCACCGCATCCCGCTGCCCCGCGAGTGGGGCGTAGACGTCTACCTCAAGGACGAGTCGACGCACCGCACCGGCAGCCTCAAGCACCGGCTCGCCCGGTCGCTCTTCCTCTTCGCCCTCGTCAACGGGTGGATCCGTGAGGGCACGCCGGTGGTCGAGGCCTCGAGCGGGAGCACGGCGGTCTCCGAGGCCTACTTCGCGAGGCTCCTCGGCATCCCGTTCACAGCCGTCATGACGCGCGGGACGAGCGAAGAGAAGATCGCGCTCATCGAGCAGTACGGCGGCACGTGCCACTTCGTCGAGTCGGCGTCCGAGGTCTACGGGGAGGCTGCGCGGCTCGCCCGGGAAAGCGGCGGGCACTACCTGGACCAGTTCACGTTCGCCGAAAGGGCCACGGACTGGCGCGGCAACAACAACATCGCCGAGACGATCTTCGACCAGTTGGCGCTCGAGCCCCATCCGGTGCCCCGATGGATCGTCGTCGGCGCCGGAACGGGCGGCACGAGCACGACGATCGGCCGGTACGTGCGCTACCGACGGCTCGCGACCCAGCTGGCAGTGGTCGATCCCGAGAACTCGGCGTTCTACCCGAGCTGGGAATCCGGTGCTCCGGCGGTCGGCAGCGCGTCCAGGATCGAGGGGATCGGCCGGCCGAGGCTCGAGCCGAGCTTCAATCCGCGGATCGTCGACCGCATGTTCAGGGTGCCCGACGGCGCGTCCGTCGCCGCGATGCGGGACCTCACCGCGCGCTTCGGCTTCACCGCCGGCCCCTCCACGGGCACGAGCCTCTGGGGCGTGTGGCAGCTCGTCGCGGAGATGGTCGAGAACGGTGAGCGCGGCAGCATTGTGACGCTCATGTGCGATGGCGGCGCGCGGTACCGGAATTCGTACGGCGACGACGCGTGGCTCGAGGCCCACGGGCTGGACCCGGAACACCACGGCACCTTGCTCGCGGACTTCTTCGCGACGGGCCGCTGGCGCGGTTGACCGCGGCCAGTGTCTCGCTCAGAGCTCGACAGACTCGCGCGGCGCGAGATGCGCGAACTGGGTCCCGTAGAGGCCCGAGATCCGCTGGGCGTGGCCCTCGACGAGCCCGGTCCCGAGATCGTTCAGGAGCGCGTTGTGGATGGGGTAGGCCCGCTGCGGGCGCACCGCGATGACGTAGTCGAGCACCTCGCCCACCTTGCTCCACGGCGCGTGGATCGGTACGAGGAGCGTTGGGACGGCCACACCGTAGGGCACGGTGAACGAGTCCCCCGGGTGGAACGCCTCGCTGTCGACCAGATAGCCGATGTTCGCCACCACCGGCACGCTCGCGTGGATGAGGGCGTGCTGGCTCCCGAAGGTCCTGATGTGGAAGCCTGCCGCCTCGAACTCGGCATCTGGCTCTGCAACGTGGATCCGGCTCGCGGCCGACGGCGCGGCCTCCGTCAGCTGCCCGGCCGTCTTCGCCGGCGCCCAGGCCTCGAGGGAAGCGCTGCTCTCGAGCGCTGCGGCGGCCCGCACCACGTCGATGTGGTCGGGATGCTCGTGCGTCACGAGCAGGGCCTGCGCACCGTCGAGGGCTTCCTCGACCTCCGAGAAGGACCCGGGATCTACCACGAGGGTGGATCGGCCTCCATCCGTCCCGGGCTTGTCGAACCGGACACACGAGTGGGTGTACTTGGTCATGCGCACGCCGAAAGTCTAGAACCGTTCTTGCTAAGCTGGTAGGCCTCGGAAGGCATGCAGGCCCGGACAGCAGGTCCGGACACAGCAGATCCAGAAATAGCAGATCCGGAACAGCGCTGTCCGGACAAGGCAAGGAGGGGTCGGTGGCAGAACGGACACGCGAGCAGCGTGTGACGAAACAGCGGCTCGCAGTCTCAGGAGCCCTCGACCGGCTCGAGGACTTCGTGAGCACTCAGGAGCTGCACCGCTTGCTCCACGACCAAGGCACGGCCGTCTCCCTTGCGACGACCTACCGCATCCTCCAGTCGATGGCCGAGGAAGGCCTCGTCGACGTGCTGCGCAGCGACGACGGCGAGGCCGTCTACCGCCGGTGCGAGGCCACGGGACACCACCATCACCTCGTGTGCCGCCGGTGCGGGAAGGCCGTGGATGTCGAGGCGCCGGCGGTCGAGACGTGGGCGAGCCGCGTCGCCGGCGAGCATGGCTACACGGCGGTCGAGCACACAGTCGAGATCTTCGGGCTCTGCCCCGAGTGCACCCTCATCGTCGCGCGCGAGGGTACTCCCGGGACCGCCGGGGGCAGCGCGGCCGCCGGTGGCGCTCCAACGAGGCCCTAGTGGACGACGGCGGGCCCCGCCTGAGGCGGGACGCGCGCCTCAGGCGGCGACCGGCGTCGTGCGTTCGCTCGACTCCCGGGCAGGACGGACAACTCGCCCGGTCAGACCCATGCGGTGCCGTACCCAGCCGATGACCGCGCACACGACGTAGAACAGGAACGAGAGCGTCGTGATGTAGGGGCTGATCGGCAGGCGCCCGCCGAGCGCGAGCAGAATGCCGCCCACGGTCGCCGCCATCGCGAAGAGCACGCTCAGCATGAGGACGAGCTTCGGCGAGGACGTGACCCTGAGTGCGGCGGCGGCCGGTGTGATGAGCAGCGCAAGGACGAGGAGCGCGCCCACCACTTGGATCGACAGGGCCACGCTCACCCCGAGCACAACCATGAACGCGATCGAAAGCAACCGCACCGGAACGCCCCGCGCGAACGCCATCTCCGGGTCGACGCTGGCGAACGTGAGCGGCCGCCACACCGCGATGAGGATCGCGATCACCACGGCCGCCGCGATGGCGAGGGTCTGCAGCTGGACCGTGTCCACGGCAACGATCTGCCCCGTGAGGAGGCTGAACTTGTTCGCTGCCCTGCCCTGGTAGAGCGCGAGGAACAGGATGCCGAGCCCCAGGCCGAACGGCATGAGGACACCGATCACGGAGTTCTTCTCGCGGGCCCGTCCGCCCATGAGCCCTACGACGAGTGCGGCCGCGACGGATCCGACGAGGGAACCCGTGACGATGTCTGCCCCCACGAGGAGCGCGAACGCGGCACCCGCGAACGAGAGCTCGGAAATCCCGTGGACAGCGAACGCGAGGTCCCGTTTCATGACGAACGTCCCCACGACGCCGCCGAGGAGGCCCAGGATCGCCCCGGCCCAGACCGAGTCGATGACGAGCGCGAGGATATCGCCGTAGTTCTCGAACGAGAACACGGTTCCCCAGAAGTCTGCAAAGTTCATGCGGGCTGCTCTTCCTGGTGGGGCTCCGGGGCGTGCGCGTGGGTTGTGGCGTCCGGCAGGCCGACGACGACGATCCGCCCGTTGACGCGCGAGACCTCGACGCGGCTGCCGTAGAGCTCGGAGAGCACCTCGGTGGTCATGACCTCCTCGACCGTGCCGATGCGGAACTTGCCGTCGGCGATGTACAGCACGCGGTCGAGGTAGTCGAGGATCGGGTTGATCTCGTGCGTGACGAGCACAACGGCCGCGCCCTCCCTCCTCTGGGCGTCGATGAGGCCGCTCACGGCCTGCTGGTGGTTGAGGTCGAGCGAGAGGAGCGGCTCGTCGCAGAGCAGCACCCTCGGGTTGTCGGCGATCGCCTGTGCCACTCGGAGCCTCTGCTGCTCGCCGCCCGAGAGCAGGCCCACGGGGACCTTCGCGTACTCGGTGGCCCCCACCTTCGCGAGGAGCGCGTCGACCCGACGGTCGACGGCGCGGGACCGGAGCCGGATACCCCACCGGTGTCCGTCGATTCCCAGCGCCACGAGGTCCCGGGCGCGCATCGGCGTGGTCGGAGCGAACATCTTCTGCTGCGGGATGTATCCGACGTGATCGCCCCTGCGTCCCGGCGCACGGCCCCCGACCTCGACGGTTCCCGTGGTGAGGGGCACGGCGCCGAGCAGCGCCTTGAGGAACGTTGTCTTGCCGCTGCCGTTGGGCCCGAGGACGGCGAAGAACTCCCCCTCGCGGATGTCCAGGTCGAGCCCCGCCCACAGGGTCCTGTCGCCGAAGGCGAGGGACGCGTTGCGGAGCCGCACCACGGAAGGGCCACCGACGCCGGACGGGATACCCTCGCGAGCCGACGGCGCAGGCGCTGCGCTTGTCATGGTGGCCAAGTCTAGAGGTCCATGCTGAGAATGAGGATCGGTCACGACAGCGCCTTGCCGAGGGCATCCACGTTGGACTGCATCCAGTCGAGATAGCCGGTGCCCTCGGGGACGGTCTCCGTGAAGTCGACGACGGGGACCTTCGCGGACTCCGCAGCCTTGCGCAGCTGCTCCGTCTGCGGGCTCGCCGTCTGCGGGTTGTATGCGAGCATGGCGACATCCCTCGAGCCGACAAGGTCCAGCATCTCCTTGAGGACCGCCGGAGGGACATCCTGCCCTTCTTCCACTGCAGAGGTGAAGGCCTCGGGTGTCGCGTTGGTGAGGCCCGCTGCCTCGAGGAGGTAGAGCGGGACAGGCTCGGTCACGGCTACCTTCTTGCTGGCTGCGTGGGCTTTGAGGCCCGCGATCTGGCCCTCGAGGGCAGCGAGCCTCGTGTCAACAGCCTTGGCTTGGGCCTCGAACGTGCCCTTGCCCGAGGGATCGAGCTGGGCGAGGCGGTCGGCGACCGCGGCGGTGATCTTCCTCATCGCCGCGACGTCATACCAGACGTGCTCGTTGTAGGACGCGTGCGCTTGGCCCGAGGCAGTGCTCGCGGTTCCGGTGCTCCCCTGCTGCTCGAGGCCCGCGATCTGCACGGCGGTGATGATGCTGTCCGGCCCCACCTTCCCCTCGCGCGCGAGCGTGTCCAGGAAGGGGTCGTAGCCGCCGCCATTCTCGATGACGAGCTTCGCCTTGGACACGGCGAGCCGGTCCTGGCTCGTGGCCTCGTAGGAATGCGGGTCCTGGCTCGCTTTGGAGATCATCGCGGTCACGGAGACCCGATCGCGGCCGACGGCCTTGGCCAGGTCTCCGTAGACATTCGTGGAGGCGACGACGGCGATCGCCCCACCGGCCCCCGCGCTGCTCGAACCGGTCGTGGCGCCGGGGGCGCAGGCGGCGAGGCCGAGCACCGCCGCGGCGGCAACGACGCCAATCACGCTGGGGCGGGCCTTGGCAAGGGAGGCGGTGAAGGAACGCACAGGAGTCCTCAGTTCTAGGTCTGTCACAGGACGGGGCACGGGTCCCACGTCAGGAGGGCATCGGTGAGAACCGATCGCATTAGGACCACTGTACCGCTTCTTGGGAACAATTCCCATTTAGGTTTGCCTGCGCTCCTCCGCGTTCAGGCCGATCCGTGGTGCGCCCTCCACGACCCGCGGCTCTGCGTGGCATCCCGGATCTCGCCCACGAGCAGCTCGATGACATCCTCGAGGAACACCACGCCGTGGGTCGTTCCCTCGGGTCCGATCACGCGGGCCAGATGGAAGCCGGACTTCTGCATCGCCGAGAGCGCGTCCTCGATCTCGGCGTCGAGCGAAAGGTTCGCGAGCGAACGGACTCGGCTCTCCCCGATCGGCCGGGCGCGCTGGTCAGGGGCGATCGCAAGGACGTCCTTGAGGTGGAGGTAGCCCACGAGCTCGCCGTCGTCGTCCACCATCGGGAAGCGGGAGAATCCGGTCCGGGAGACGGCCTTCTCGAACTCGGCCGGAGTCGCGGTGGTGGGCAGGGACACAAGGTCACCGAGCGGCACCATGATCGACTCGGCACTCTGGTCCGAGAATTCGAGGGCCCCGGAGAGGAGCCCAGACTCGTCGTCGACGAGCCCGCTCCGGGTCGACTCGGCGACGATCGACTGGACCTCCTCCAGGGTGAAGCTCGAGGTCACCTCGTCCTTGGGCTCGACGCGCATGAGGTGCAGGACGGCGTTGGCACTGCCGTTGAGGAAGAAGATCACGGGCCGCACGAGGTGCGCCATGCTCAGGAGCACCGGGGCGAGGAGCACCGCGGCGCGGTCTGCGGCGGAGACCGAGATGTTCTTGGGGACCATCTCTCCGAGCGTCACGTGCAGGAACGTCACGACGATGAGCGCCACGACGAAACCCAGAGAGTCCGCAAGCTCGAGCGGGACGCCGACGGCGTGCAGCGGGCCGCCGATGAGGTGGTGGATCGCCGGCTCAGCCACCTGCAGGATCAGCAGCGAACACACGGTGATGCCCAGCTGGGCGGCGGCGAGCATGAGCGAGACGTTCTCCATGGCACGCAGCGTGGTCGCGGCGCGGGCCGATCCTGCGTCCGCGAGTGGTTCGATCTGGCTGCGGCGCGCGCTCATGATGGCGAACTCGGCGGCGACGAAGAAGGCGTTGCCGAGCAGCAGCAGGGCGAGCCACAGTATTCCTCCCCAGTCCCCCATCAGGCTGCACTCCCGCCGCCGTGCTCGGCGCCGGGCGGCTCGGGCGGGGAGAACTTGAGGCGGTCCACCCGGCGACCGTCCATGCGGACCACAGTGAGGGTTCCGCCGCCGACCTCGAGGGAATCGCCCTCCTGTGCCACTCGGCCGAGCGCGCTCATGACGTACCCGCCCACGGTCTCGTAGGCAGGGTCATCGACGACGCCGAGGCCCGGCACTTGCTCCGACACCTCGTCCGGCCGCATGAGCCCGGGAAAATACCAGTCCCCCGCCGAGCTCTGGAGAACGCCGGGGGCCCGCCTG
Protein-coding sequences here:
- a CDS encoding metal ABC transporter ATP-binding protein, encoding MRLRNASLAFGDRTLWAGLDLDIREGEFFAVLGPNGSGKTTFLKALLGAVPLTTGTVEVGGRAPGRRGDHVGYIPQQKMFAPTTPMRARDLVALGIDGHRWGIRLRSRAVDRRVDALLAKVGATEYAKVPVGLLSGGEQQRLRVAQAIADNPRVLLCDEPLLSLDLNHQQAVSGLIDAQRREGAAVVLVTHEINPILDYLDRVLYIADGKFRIGTVEEVMTTEVLSELYGSRVEVSRVNGRIVVVGLPDATTHAHAPEPHQEEQPA
- a CDS encoding metal ABC transporter permease; its protein translation is MNFADFWGTVFSFENYGDILALVIDSVWAGAILGLLGGVVGTFVMKRDLAFAVHGISELSFAGAAFALLVGADIVTGSLVGSVAAALVVGLMGGRAREKNSVIGVLMPFGLGLGILFLALYQGRAANKFSLLTGQIVAVDTVQLQTLAIAAAVVIAILIAVWRPLTFASVDPEMAFARGVPVRLLSIAFMVVLGVSVALSIQVVGALLVLALLITPAAAALRVTSSPKLVLMLSVLFAMAATVGGILLALGGRLPISPYITTLSFLFYVVCAVIGWVRHRMGLTGRVVRPARESSERTTPVAA
- a CDS encoding Fur family transcriptional regulator — encoded protein: MAERTREQRVTKQRLAVSGALDRLEDFVSTQELHRLLHDQGTAVSLATTYRILQSMAEEGLVDVLRSDDGEAVYRRCEATGHHHHLVCRRCGKAVDVEAPAVETWASRVAGEHGYTAVEHTVEIFGLCPECTLIVAREGTPGTAGGSAAAGGAPTRP
- a CDS encoding hemolysin family protein is translated as MGDWGGILWLALLLLGNAFFVAAEFAIMSARRSQIEPLADAGSARAATTLRAMENVSLMLAAAQLGITVCSLLILQVAEPAIHHLIGGPLHAVGVPLELADSLGFVVALIVVTFLHVTLGEMVPKNISVSAADRAAVLLAPVLLSMAHLVRPVIFFLNGSANAVLHLMRVEPKDEVTSSFTLEEVQSIVAESTRSGLVDDESGLLSGALEFSDQSAESIMVPLGDLVSLPTTATPAEFEKAVSRTGFSRFPMVDDDGELVGYLHLKDVLAIAPDQRARPIGESRVRSLANLSLDAEIEDALSAMQKSGFHLARVIGPEGTTHGVVFLEDVIELLVGEIRDATQSRGSWRAHHGSA
- a CDS encoding sulfurtransferase, whose amino-acid sequence is MGAEQVLLAADDLAALLAAGTPIVVLDVRWALGGPDGRGEYEAGHIPGAVFADLETELAAPVAPGSAEEAAGGRHPLPTREALEDSARRWGIDDGDAVVVYDATSGQAAARAWWMLRDAGLAQVRILDGGLAAWTRAGGELEAGRREAEPGTVTLGEGHMPRIDAAAAAAFAAPRPSGIGGVLLDARAAERYRGDVEPVDPRAGHIPGAVSAPTSGNLAPDGTFLPAEALRERYARLGAVAGEPVAVYCGSGVTAAHDVAALAIAGIDAALYPGSFSQWSRDPSRPVAVGDGPGAAAGPDAIASDR
- a CDS encoding MBL fold metallo-hydrolase, with the protein product MRMTKYTHSCVRFDKPGTDGGRSTLVVDPGSFSEVEEALDGAQALLVTHEHPDHIDVVRAAAALESSASLEAWAPAKTAGQLTEAAPSAASRIHVAEPDAEFEAAGFHIRTFGSQHALIHASVPVVANIGYLVDSEAFHPGDSFTVPYGVAVPTLLVPIHAPWSKVGEVLDYVIAVRPQRAYPIHNALLNDLGTGLVEGHAQRISGLYGTQFAHLAPRESVEL
- a CDS encoding HIT family protein → MSTLFTRIIEGELPGRFVWKDPDVVAFLSIGPLADGHALVVPRAEVDKWTDASPELLAKVTLVAQTIGRAQMEAFGAPRAGVIIAGFEINHLHLHVWPSFSEAEYDFKKVQQNPDPAVMDAAAEKIREALRAAGHGENVPAA
- a CDS encoding PLP-dependent cysteine synthase family protein gives rise to the protein MPDRALPDRAWANEAIRRLEADAHRSADTHLHRIPLPREWGVDVYLKDESTHRTGSLKHRLARSLFLFALVNGWIREGTPVVEASSGSTAVSEAYFARLLGIPFTAVMTRGTSEEKIALIEQYGGTCHFVESASEVYGEAARLARESGGHYLDQFTFAERATDWRGNNNIAETIFDQLALEPHPVPRWIVVGAGTGGTSTTIGRYVRYRRLATQLAVVDPENSAFYPSWESGAPAVGSASRIEGIGRPRLEPSFNPRIVDRMFRVPDGASVAAMRDLTARFGFTAGPSTGTSLWGVWQLVAEMVENGERGSIVTLMCDGGARYRNSYGDDAWLEAHGLDPEHHGTLLADFFATGRWRG
- a CDS encoding metal ABC transporter solute-binding protein, Zn/Mn family; the encoded protein is MRSFTASLAKARPSVIGVVAAAAVLGLAACAPGATTGSSSAGAGGAIAVVASTNVYGDLAKAVGRDRVSVTAMISKASQDPHSYEATSQDRLAVSKAKLVIENGGGYDPFLDTLAREGKVGPDSIITAVQIAGLEQQGSTGTASTASGQAHASYNEHVWYDVAAMRKITAAVADRLAQLDPSGKGTFEAQAKAVDTRLAALEGQIAGLKAHAASKKVAVTEPVPLYLLEAAGLTNATPEAFTSAVEEGQDVPPAVLKEMLDLVGSRDVAMLAYNPQTASPQTEQLRKAAESAKVPVVDFTETVPEGTGYLDWMQSNVDALGKALS